In Halobaculum limi, one DNA window encodes the following:
- the hjc gene encoding Holliday junction resolvase Hjc, with product MPGNPKGDRRERELVNRLHDAGFAVMRAPASGSSTDRELPDVLAGDGRVFYAVEAKSSSGDPIYLRGEEVEALIYFSRNFGATPKIGVRFDREDWYFFHPGDLYVTDGGNYRVKKETAIEDGETIDDLLAASEDTESDRSVAEVLNAVEQGVLSAEEAEEML from the coding sequence ATGCCGGGTAACCCGAAGGGCGACCGCCGGGAGCGCGAACTCGTCAACAGGCTCCACGACGCCGGCTTCGCCGTGATGCGCGCGCCCGCCAGTGGGTCGTCGACCGACCGCGAACTGCCGGACGTTCTCGCGGGCGACGGGCGCGTGTTCTACGCTGTCGAGGCGAAGTCGTCCTCGGGTGACCCCATCTACCTCCGCGGCGAGGAGGTGGAGGCGCTCATCTACTTCTCGCGCAACTTCGGTGCGACGCCGAAGATTGGCGTTCGATTCGACCGCGAGGACTGGTACTTCTTCCACCCGGGCGACCTGTACGTCACCGACGGCGGGAACTACCGTGTGAAGAAAGAGACCGCCATCGAAGACGGCGAGACCATCGACGACCTCCTCGCGGCCAGCGAAGACACCGAATCCGACCGCAGCGTCGCGGAGGTGCTCAACGCTGTGGAACAGGGCGTCCTCTCGGCCGAAGAAGCCGAGGAGATGCTGTAA
- a CDS encoding SWIM zinc finger family protein: MPATSTSDERHDPRTAALDPEQFDRARTRFPEGVDTVDLPGGPDEPDGPDGPQRGHVGTVDARDDGRAIRARTEPMAVYPLRDDDSYLVDTEGGSYVVDLASDRCTCPDHELRHQRCKHLRRVDLEVGIGRVPAPGERVAACAVCGGGVFVPTCETGAFLCGSHRPRLGSFVRDRETGKRLVVTGVTTARADEYETPEGRRISDYETNEAYGDHEPVVDAVYVDGRLDADVLDVSGLRRYGFPASRLRRVAPEERPRIPVIGV; encoded by the coding sequence ATGCCAGCGACATCCACCTCCGACGAGCGACACGACCCCCGAACGGCCGCCCTCGACCCCGAACAGTTCGACCGCGCACGAACGCGGTTCCCCGAGGGTGTAGACACGGTCGACCTGCCCGGCGGGCCGGACGAACCCGACGGACCGGACGGGCCACAACGCGGCCACGTCGGGACGGTCGATGCACGCGACGACGGGCGAGCGATTCGCGCCCGAACCGAGCCGATGGCGGTGTATCCGCTCCGCGACGACGACTCGTACCTCGTCGACACCGAGGGCGGTTCCTACGTCGTCGACCTCGCGAGCGACCGCTGTACCTGCCCGGATCACGAACTCCGGCACCAGCGGTGCAAGCACCTCCGCCGCGTCGACCTAGAAGTCGGTATCGGGCGCGTCCCTGCGCCTGGCGAACGCGTCGCCGCTTGTGCGGTCTGTGGCGGGGGCGTGTTCGTCCCCACCTGCGAGACAGGCGCGTTCCTGTGCGGCAGTCACCGACCCCGTCTCGGGTCGTTCGTCCGCGACCGCGAGACGGGCAAACGGCTCGTCGTCACCGGGGTCACGACCGCCCGCGCCGACGAGTACGAGACGCCCGAAGGGCGACGCATCAGCGACTACGAGACGAACGAGGCGTACGGCGACCACGAACCCGTCGTCGATGCGGTGTACGTCGACGGCCGACTGGACGCCGACGTACTCGACGTCTCGGGCCTCCGACGGTACGGCTTCCCCGCGTCTCGGCTCCGTCGAGTCGCGCCAGAGGAGCGGCCGCGTATCCCCGTGATCGGGGTATAG
- a CDS encoding DoxX family protein: protein MAYSETNPLADTFGFDIGGPLAAYWIALLRVITGWWFFHAGVTKIIENGLNFGYGPAYMQGMTGTALGPIPVWMGNNLAWLIKPGVPLFETLIGLALIAGVAVRLAAFGGTIFMTLFWVGNAGFGHGLVNSDLMGLLLFGTMIVFGAGRYYGLDGIIETTGIVEKYPKLRYLLG from the coding sequence ATGGCCTACTCGGAAACAAACCCGCTGGCCGACACGTTCGGCTTCGACATCGGGGGACCGCTCGCCGCGTACTGGATCGCCCTGCTCCGTGTGATCACGGGGTGGTGGTTCTTCCACGCCGGTGTAACGAAGATCATCGAGAACGGCCTGAACTTCGGGTACGGGCCGGCGTATATGCAGGGGATGACCGGCACCGCGCTGGGGCCCATCCCGGTGTGGATGGGGAACAACCTCGCGTGGCTCATCAAGCCGGGCGTCCCACTGTTCGAGACGCTCATCGGCCTCGCGCTCATCGCTGGCGTGGCCGTGCGACTCGCCGCCTTCGGCGGGACCATCTTCATGACCCTGTTCTGGGTCGGGAACGCCGGCTTCGGGCACGGCCTCGTCAACAGCGACCTGATGGGCCTGCTCCTGTTCGGGACGATGATCGTCTTCGGCGCGGGCCGCTACTACGGCCTCGACGGTATCATCGAGACGACCGGCATCGTGGAGAAGTACCCGAAACTGCGGTACCTGCTCGGGTGA
- a CDS encoding DUF7472 family protein has translation MTLDAEMRRKIAVSVGAVVVFIALLIAIGTRYTTGHNLSNVGGYYFVGVMALFIVLMGAAGIFLDTRN, from the coding sequence ATGACTCTCGACGCCGAGATGCGCCGCAAGATCGCCGTCTCCGTCGGCGCTGTCGTCGTCTTCATCGCTCTCCTCATCGCAATCGGGACCCGGTACACGACCGGTCACAACCTCTCGAACGTCGGCGGCTACTACTTCGTCGGCGTTATGGCGCTGTTCATCGTGCTGATGGGCGCGGCGGGCATCTTCCTCGACACGCGAAACTGA
- a CDS encoding AAA family ATPase: protein MDGPLWTDTHAPGLADLPQADVRERLSRAVDEPMNLVVQGPPGSGKTAAVRALAAAAHDDPDNDLIEINVADFFGRTKKEIREDPRFASFLQGRSRMAKRDMINRVLKESAANAPMSGTYKTVLLDNAEAIREDFQQALRRVMEQYHRTTQFVIATRQPAKLIPPIRSRCFPVPVRAPTTDETIAVLRDICDTEEVAYDDDGLEFVASAAAGDLRKAVLSAQTTAIEHDEVTMSTAYETLGEVGTEDAVLEALNAAQAGDLKTARSALDDLLHDDGYEGGDLLRELLRVARSKSDASSASVARLHALAGEVDLDLVEGSDDRIHLTHLLAAWGAGRTTTESGVRDPANA, encoded by the coding sequence ATGGACGGCCCGCTGTGGACAGACACGCACGCCCCCGGTCTCGCCGACCTCCCGCAGGCCGACGTACGCGAGCGACTCTCGCGGGCGGTCGACGAACCGATGAACCTCGTGGTACAGGGTCCGCCTGGGTCCGGAAAGACTGCTGCCGTCCGCGCACTCGCGGCGGCCGCGCACGACGACCCTGACAACGACCTCATCGAGATTAACGTCGCAGACTTCTTCGGTCGCACAAAAAAGGAGATCCGTGAGGATCCGCGCTTCGCGTCGTTCCTGCAGGGACGCTCGCGGATGGCGAAACGCGATATGATCAACCGCGTGCTCAAAGAGTCGGCCGCGAACGCGCCGATGTCGGGCACGTACAAGACGGTCTTGCTCGACAACGCCGAGGCGATTCGCGAGGACTTCCAGCAGGCACTTCGCCGCGTGATGGAGCAGTACCACCGTACGACGCAGTTCGTCATCGCGACGCGCCAACCGGCGAAACTGATCCCGCCGATCCGCTCGCGGTGTTTCCCGGTGCCCGTGCGTGCGCCAACCACCGACGAGACCATCGCCGTCCTCCGCGACATCTGTGACACGGAGGAGGTCGCGTACGACGACGACGGTCTGGAGTTCGTCGCCAGTGCCGCCGCTGGCGACCTCCGGAAGGCGGTGTTGTCCGCGCAGACCACCGCCATCGAACACGACGAGGTGACGATGAGCACCGCCTACGAGACACTCGGGGAAGTCGGCACCGAGGACGCGGTGTTGGAGGCGTTGAACGCCGCACAGGCGGGCGACCTCAAGACCGCTCGTTCGGCACTCGACGACCTCCTGCACGACGACGGCTACGAGGGCGGCGACCTCCTGCGCGAACTGCTTCGGGTCGCGCGCTCGAAGTCCGACGCCTCGTCGGCGTCGGTCGCGCGCCTGCACGCCCTCGCCGGTGAGGTCGACCTTGACCTCGTCGAGGGGAGCGACGACCGCATCCACCTCACGCACCTGCTCGCAGCGTGGGGCGCGGGGCGGACGACGACCGAATCTGGGGTTCGCGACCCCGCAAACGCGTGA
- a CDS encoding DNA primase, whose translation MDPRHARYPFFGAARDAVRESGVDLAALVADGDAAVDRGRERVERALTEGTVEATDPVEWDARDELLSYPIARILVSLLDSHAAVEKYATAEARTAYRRFTEDIDRARGDARPDPARIDQDALLREFDLASATRAEEPKPGQPDGKWLWLGVGRYLSYVDPDWGDDWRLVNRELVAGEVRIEREELYRLLREAVRDRVADGLPFEGVSDDLATELETEITDLRDLLADRSVRADLDVVAPEHFPPCIARLLDRARAGDDVGPHGRFSLLAFLAGLNLDSEEAVALTGMDPEVVSERFAYLRDESGAQYPPPSCRTLGEYGLCDNEENHRSVAPHPLEYYSRQLREAGEVVDWRDRDHEEPDGATA comes from the coding sequence ATGGACCCGCGCCACGCCCGCTACCCGTTCTTCGGGGCGGCCCGCGACGCCGTCCGCGAGTCGGGCGTCGACCTGGCGGCGCTCGTCGCCGACGGCGACGCGGCCGTCGACCGGGGGCGCGAGCGGGTCGAACGCGCGCTCACCGAGGGGACCGTCGAGGCCACCGACCCCGTCGAGTGGGACGCACGCGACGAACTCCTCTCGTACCCCATCGCGCGCATCCTCGTCTCGTTGCTCGACTCCCACGCCGCCGTGGAGAAGTACGCCACCGCCGAGGCGCGCACCGCATACCGCCGCTTCACGGAGGACATCGACCGCGCCCGCGGCGACGCCCGCCCCGACCCCGCGCGCATCGACCAAGACGCGCTCCTCCGGGAGTTTGACCTGGCGAGCGCGACCCGCGCAGAGGAGCCGAAACCGGGCCAACCCGACGGCAAGTGGCTCTGGCTGGGCGTCGGGCGGTACCTCTCGTACGTCGACCCCGACTGGGGCGACGACTGGCGACTCGTCAACCGCGAACTCGTCGCCGGCGAGGTCCGGATCGAACGCGAGGAACTGTACCGCCTGCTCCGTGAGGCAGTCCGCGACCGCGTCGCCGACGGTCTCCCGTTCGAGGGCGTCAGCGATGACCTCGCGACGGAACTCGAGACTGAAATCACCGACCTGCGCGACCTGCTGGCCGACCGGAGCGTCCGCGCCGACCTCGACGTGGTCGCGCCCGAACACTTCCCCCCGTGTATCGCCCGCCTCCTCGACCGCGCTCGCGCTGGCGACGACGTGGGGCCGCACGGCCGCTTCTCGCTGCTGGCGTTCCTCGCGGGCCTCAACCTCGACAGCGAGGAGGCCGTCGCGCTCACCGGGATGGACCCCGAGGTAGTGAGCGAGCGGTTCGCGTATCTCCGCGACGAGTCGGGCGCGCAGTACCCGCCGCCGTCGTGCCGGACGCTGGGCGAGTACGGCCTGTGCGACAACGAGGAGAACCACCGCTCGGTTGCACCACACCCGCTGGAGTACTACAGCCGACAGTTACGAGAGGCAGGCGAGGTCGTCGACTGGCGCGACCGCGACCACGAAGAACCGGACGGAGCGACCGCCTGA
- a CDS encoding protein sorting system archaetidylserine decarboxylase: MISVPVPDIAPGAEWRVLLPLSLAVPLLFLFPPLGVALLALGAFSAYFYRDPDREPAGEGILTPADGHVSVIREDGDRVRVGVFMSPFDVHVVRAPADGEVTRLDHRGAAHKPAFAKESERNERLEYTLVADAGDSADGDEPAAEQAGVRTDGALIAGWFARRISPYVSRGDRLDRGQRLGYIAFGSRADVVLPPEYDAGDVRVAVGEAVRAGESVIARRE, from the coding sequence GTGATATCGGTCCCCGTCCCCGACATCGCACCCGGCGCGGAGTGGCGGGTGCTCCTCCCGCTCTCTCTTGCAGTGCCGTTGCTGTTCCTGTTCCCGCCGCTCGGAGTGGCACTCCTCGCACTCGGAGCGTTCTCGGCGTACTTCTACCGCGACCCCGACCGTGAACCAGCAGGCGAGGGAATCCTCACGCCCGCAGACGGCCACGTCTCTGTGATCCGCGAAGACGGCGACCGCGTCCGCGTCGGCGTGTTCATGAGTCCCTTCGACGTCCACGTCGTCCGCGCACCCGCCGACGGCGAGGTCACCCGACTCGACCACCGCGGCGCGGCCCACAAGCCGGCGTTCGCGAAGGAGTCCGAGCGAAACGAGCGACTGGAGTACACACTGGTCGCAGACGCTGGTGACAGCGCCGATGGAGACGAACCGGCGGCCGAGCAGGCGGGCGTACGAACCGACGGCGCGCTCATCGCGGGCTGGTTCGCCCGCCGCATCAGCCCCTACGTTTCGCGTGGAGACCGTCTCGACCGGGGACAGCGACTCGGCTACATCGCGTTCGGGTCGCGGGCGGACGTGGTTCTGCCGCCAGAGTACGACGCCGGCGACGTGCGCGTCGCGGTCGGCGAGGCGGTTCGCGCTGGCGAGTCGGTGATCGCACGACGAGAGTGA